In Hwangdonia lutea, a single window of DNA contains:
- a CDS encoding ornithine cyclodeaminase family protein codes for MENILQIDTDFIENNTVFSELIEALKNGFCNNKTLIPMRHHHDFPNPEVNADSTLLLMPAWNPSKDAGVKIVTVSPENGKFKLPSIQGTYIYFDAVKGSIKAILEAKSLTVKRTAAASALASYFLSRKDSSSMLMIGTGALSINLIKAHAAVRPIKQVFVWGRNIEKAQAIASALKHENFSVKAIKSIEEKIAEVDIISSATLSKTPLVFGKYLNPGQHIDLVGAYKKDMREADDKTISKSSVFIDTFQGGLKESGDIVIPINKGILNKEAIKADLFQLCSNNKIGRTSENEITVFKSVGHALEDLAAAGYYYNKFKNE; via the coding sequence ATGGAAAATATTTTACAAATAGACACCGATTTTATTGAAAACAATACGGTGTTTTCTGAATTAATTGAAGCCCTAAAAAATGGATTTTGCAACAATAAAACCCTGATTCCTATGCGGCATCATCACGATTTCCCAAACCCAGAGGTGAATGCCGATTCTACATTGTTATTAATGCCAGCATGGAACCCAAGTAAAGATGCCGGTGTAAAAATAGTTACGGTAAGTCCAGAAAACGGTAAATTTAAGTTGCCTTCCATTCAAGGCACATACATATATTTTGATGCCGTAAAAGGCAGTATAAAAGCCATTTTAGAAGCGAAAAGTTTAACCGTAAAACGAACTGCAGCGGCATCGGCTTTGGCGTCATACTTTTTATCCCGGAAAGATTCAAGTTCTATGTTAATGATTGGCACCGGTGCGCTATCCATCAACCTCATTAAAGCCCATGCAGCGGTGCGTCCCATAAAACAAGTGTTTGTTTGGGGGCGCAATATTGAAAAAGCTCAGGCCATAGCTTCAGCCTTAAAACACGAAAACTTTAGCGTAAAAGCCATTAAATCCATTGAAGAAAAAATAGCTGAAGTTGATATTATTTCGAGTGCTACACTATCTAAAACACCTTTGGTTTTTGGTAAATATTTAAACCCAGGGCAACATATTGATTTGGTTGGCGCTTATAAAAAAGATATGCGCGAAGCGGATGATAAAACCATTAGCAAATCCTCCGTTTTTATTGATACCTTTCAAGGCGGATTAAAGGAAAGTGGCGATATTGTTATCCCGATAAACAAAGGCATTCTCAACAAAGAAGCCATAAAAGCAGACTTATTTCAGTTGTGTTCAAATAACAAAATCGGTCGCACTTCCGAAAATGAAATTACCGTATTCAAATCGGTTGGACATGCCCTTGAAGATTTGGCCGCAGCTGGGTATTATTACAATAAATTTAAAAATGAATAA
- a CDS encoding GNAT family N-acetyltransferase → MHPKVRKATLKDLPLLLEFEQGVIEAERPFDPTIKTEHITYYNLPELITSPKSEVFVVEIENEIVASGYAKIKSDRHYLKHKEQGYLGFMFVSEKHRGKQLNQLIINALLQWCKTRKVFEIRLDVYQDNTSAIKAYEKAGFKKHMINMRLDIETLEL, encoded by the coding sequence ATGCACCCAAAAGTTAGAAAAGCGACCTTAAAAGACCTGCCTCTTTTACTAGAGTTTGAACAAGGTGTTATTGAAGCCGAAAGACCTTTTGACCCCACCATAAAAACAGAACATATAACGTATTACAACCTTCCTGAATTAATTACAAGCCCAAAATCTGAAGTTTTTGTTGTTGAAATTGAAAACGAGATTGTCGCCTCTGGTTACGCAAAAATTAAATCGGATAGGCATTATTTAAAACATAAAGAGCAGGGTTATTTGGGGTTTATGTTTGTTTCGGAAAAACACAGAGGCAAGCAACTTAATCAACTTATAATTAACGCCTTATTACAATGGTGCAAAACCCGTAAAGTTTTTGAAATTAGATTGGATGTTTATCAGGATAATACATCCGCCATTAAGGCCTATGAAAAAGCTGGGTTTAAAAAACACATGATTAATATGCGTTTAGATATTGAAACCCTGGAATTATAA
- a CDS encoding proline racemase family protein yields the protein MNNTYQNILNKSNFKPPKDWLQIKTIDMHTGGEPLRIIVDGFPELKGNSVLDYRRYCKENYDYLRTTLMFEPRGHADMYGCILLPPNDDDGDFGIIFLHNEGYSTMCGHAIIAISTLAIEMQWIAPKEGDNVIKIDAPCGRITSFAHVKNGKVTGVRFHCVPSFVVGLDRSVHVEGLGQVTYDLAYGGAFYAYVDMAKNDFNFNLKPESYQTLIAQGMAIKQAVMIADKDILHPFKDDLSFLYGTIFIDNTKQPSDNDSRNVCVFAEGEVDRCPTGSGVSGRMAIHKLRNEIDFGETISIESITDSVFKGSIISEEDYGPFKAVIPQVEGTAHITGMHTFVIDPSDPMKNGFILR from the coding sequence ATGAATAACACCTATCAAAATATTTTAAATAAATCCAATTTTAAACCACCAAAAGATTGGTTGCAAATTAAAACCATCGATATGCATACCGGAGGAGAACCGCTACGGATTATTGTGGATGGTTTTCCCGAATTAAAGGGTAATTCCGTTTTAGATTACCGTAGATATTGTAAAGAAAATTATGATTATTTACGTACTACGTTAATGTTCGAACCTCGCGGACATGCCGATATGTATGGCTGTATTTTACTGCCGCCAAACGACGATGATGGCGATTTCGGAATTATTTTCCTGCACAACGAAGGCTACTCAACGATGTGCGGACATGCCATTATTGCCATTTCCACCTTGGCAATCGAAATGCAATGGATTGCCCCAAAAGAAGGCGATAACGTGATTAAAATTGATGCGCCTTGTGGCAGAATTACATCGTTCGCACATGTTAAAAACGGCAAGGTAACAGGCGTACGTTTTCATTGTGTACCGAGTTTTGTGGTTGGTTTAGACCGCAGTGTTCATGTTGAAGGTTTAGGACAAGTCACTTACGATTTAGCTTATGGTGGTGCTTTTTATGCTTATGTGGACATGGCTAAAAATGATTTTAATTTCAACTTAAAACCAGAATCCTACCAGACTTTAATTGCACAAGGCATGGCTATTAAGCAAGCCGTTATGATAGCTGACAAAGACATTTTACATCCGTTTAAAGACGATTTAAGTTTTCTTTACGGCACTATTTTTATAGACAACACCAAACAACCTTCGGACAACGACAGCAGAAATGTTTGTGTTTTTGCCGAAGGTGAAGTCGACAGATGTCCCACCGGCTCCGGGGTATCGGGCAGAATGGCCATTCATAAATTAAGAAATGAAATTGATTTTGGTGAAACCATATCTATTGAGAGCATTACAGATTCTGTGTTTAAAGGCTCTATAATTTCTGAAGAAGATTACGGCCCTTTTAAAGCTGTAATCCCACAAGTGGAAGGAACTGCGCATATTACCGGCATGCACACGTTTGTTATTGACCCCAGCGACCCGATGAAAAACGGTTTTATTTTAAGGTAA
- a CDS encoding S28 family serine protease, with protein sequence MHTIKKIFILFLVSLAILSCKESAVKLEGLAFEEQLKVLFPSAEISPVKVDDHFKKAYQLILKQPLNHDNLEAGTFNHYVYVSHADYSKPTVLVTEGYNAKHKTYELSKVLQSNQVMVEYRFYGKSRPEPIPWQYLKNDQAVEDYHSIVSKLKQLYTNKWISTGISKGGETVLIYKSKYPNDVDVAVPYVAPLINTQEDIRTENLINSVGTDECRNKIVAFQRAVLKQSDTVLKALKAYAEKEAMAFTQVHMPEALEYAVLEFPFSFWQWGGNCEDIPTEAATASERFEYLIKISGMGLYNDKGFHHYLPSFYQHMVELGYYGFHLDPVKDLLKVVKSSSNRRFAPTDVDLTYNPEYIKKVRHYVENKGDRILYIYGANDPWGACAPTPKPHVDALKMVLEDGHHGTRIKDFSEKDQQKIYDTLSGWLGDAITIYPIKKD encoded by the coding sequence ATGCATACCATAAAAAAAATATTCATTCTGTTTTTAGTAAGTTTAGCTATACTTTCCTGTAAAGAATCTGCAGTAAAGTTAGAAGGATTAGCATTCGAGGAACAGCTAAAAGTGTTGTTCCCCTCGGCAGAAATCAGTCCGGTAAAAGTAGACGATCACTTTAAAAAAGCCTATCAGCTCATTTTAAAACAGCCTTTAAACCACGATAATTTGGAAGCGGGGACTTTTAATCACTATGTGTATGTGTCGCATGCCGATTATTCGAAACCTACCGTTTTGGTTACCGAAGGCTATAACGCAAAACATAAAACCTACGAGTTAAGTAAGGTTCTGCAGTCCAATCAAGTTATGGTTGAGTATCGGTTTTACGGAAAATCCAGACCAGAACCCATTCCGTGGCAGTATTTAAAAAACGATCAAGCGGTTGAAGATTACCACAGCATCGTATCAAAATTAAAACAACTTTACACAAATAAATGGATTTCAACAGGCATAAGTAAAGGTGGCGAAACGGTTTTAATTTATAAATCTAAATACCCAAACGATGTCGATGTGGCGGTGCCTTACGTGGCGCCATTAATAAATACGCAAGAAGATATAAGAACTGAAAATTTAATAAATTCAGTTGGTACCGATGAATGTCGCAATAAAATTGTAGCATTTCAAAGAGCTGTTTTGAAACAAAGCGATACGGTTTTAAAAGCGTTGAAAGCTTACGCCGAAAAAGAAGCTATGGCGTTTACTCAAGTTCACATGCCTGAAGCTTTAGAGTATGCTGTATTGGAATTTCCGTTTTCGTTTTGGCAATGGGGCGGGAACTGTGAGGATATTCCAACTGAAGCGGCTACGGCAAGCGAACGATTTGAGTATTTAATTAAAATTTCTGGAATGGGTTTGTATAACGATAAAGGGTTCCATCATTATTTGCCGTCTTTTTATCAGCACATGGTAGAATTGGGCTATTATGGTTTTCATTTAGATCCTGTAAAAGATTTGCTTAAAGTTGTAAAATCGTCTTCAAACAGGCGATTTGCTCCAACTGATGTCGATTTAACCTATAATCCTGAATACATTAAAAAAGTTAGACATTATGTTGAAAATAAAGGCGACCGCATTTTATACATTTATGGCGCTAACGATCCTTGGGGTGCTTGTGCGCCAACACCGAAACCCCATGTGGATGCCTTAAAAATGGTTTTAGAAGATGGACACCACGGAACTAGAATTAAAGATTTTTCAGAGAAAGATCAACAAAAAATATATGATACACTAAGTGGTTGGTTGGGCGATGCTATAACAATATATCCTATAAAAAAAGACTAA
- a CDS encoding YybH family protein, with product MKHIIVLLCLVSFLNGTAQSTEDQDKKSIEKVLKKQRIAWSKNNIEEFMEGYWKSDSLKFYGKNGVTYGWYDTLDRYKKAYPTEDHTGKLSFKLNDISKINEGAYFVLGEYHLKRNVGNATGIFMVIFKKINGEWKIIADTSS from the coding sequence ATGAAACATATTATAGTATTGCTTTGCCTCGTTTCTTTTTTGAACGGCACCGCACAATCCACTGAAGACCAAGACAAAAAAAGCATAGAAAAAGTTTTAAAAAAGCAAAGAATTGCCTGGTCTAAAAATAATATTGAGGAGTTTATGGAGGGCTATTGGAAAAGCGATTCGCTTAAATTTTATGGCAAAAATGGTGTCACTTATGGTTGGTACGACACTTTAGACCGCTATAAAAAAGCCTATCCAACCGAAGACCACACGGGAAAGTTAAGCTTTAAACTAAACGATATTTCCAAAATAAACGAGGGTGCGTATTTTGTTTTGGGCGAATATCATTTAAAGCGCAACGTTGGAAATGCTACTGGGATTTTTATGGTTATATTTAAAAAAATTAATGGGGAATGGAAAATTATTGCCGATACCTCGAGTTAA
- a CDS encoding NAD(P)/FAD-dependent oxidoreductase: MKNCIVIGGGIIGLCSAYYLQKEGHQVTIVDQSNLDSGASYINAGYLAPSHIIPLSAPGVMKKGLKWMFNKSSPLYIKPRLDLDFLKWTLAFNKSCNAKHVEKAIPTIKAISLLSQDLYDDIKRDENFSFHYEKKGLLMLCQTDKALEAEIKTANLATQEGLDAQVLNLKKLKQLEPHVTMYVKGATYYKCDSHTTPHEFMEDMKTYLKTNGVVFYRNEKVEDINFENHKISAIKTDKQVLKADEFVLAAGSWSAFLNKKIGVKLLLQAGKGYSINTTNSTRISIPAILTEAKVAVTPMHGFTRFAGTMEIAGINQKINKTRVDAIADAAKKYYPKINLTAEEKKHATCGLRPVSPDGLPYIGKSSKCKNLTIAAGHAMMGWSMGTATGKLVSEIISERKPSLDLTHYHPDRTF; the protein is encoded by the coding sequence ATGAAAAATTGTATAGTTATCGGTGGTGGCATTATCGGTTTATGTTCGGCCTATTATCTTCAAAAAGAAGGCCATCAAGTTACTATTGTCGATCAGTCAAATTTAGATTCTGGTGCCTCGTATATAAATGCCGGTTATTTGGCGCCTAGCCATATTATTCCATTATCTGCTCCGGGTGTGATGAAAAAAGGATTGAAATGGATGTTTAATAAATCAAGTCCGCTTTATATAAAACCACGTTTGGATTTAGATTTTCTAAAATGGACCTTGGCATTCAACAAATCTTGCAACGCAAAACATGTGGAGAAAGCTATACCCACAATCAAAGCCATTTCGCTGTTAAGTCAAGATTTATATGATGATATAAAACGCGACGAAAATTTTTCATTTCATTACGAAAAAAAAGGTTTGCTCATGCTTTGTCAAACCGATAAAGCTTTAGAAGCTGAAATTAAAACAGCAAATTTAGCAACGCAAGAAGGTTTGGATGCCCAAGTTTTAAATCTTAAAAAATTAAAACAATTAGAGCCTCATGTTACGATGTATGTAAAAGGAGCAACCTATTATAAATGCGATTCGCATACCACACCGCATGAGTTTATGGAGGACATGAAAACTTATTTAAAAACTAATGGTGTTGTTTTTTATAGGAATGAAAAGGTTGAGGATATTAACTTTGAAAACCATAAAATTTCAGCCATTAAAACGGATAAGCAAGTTTTAAAAGCCGACGAATTTGTTTTGGCTGCGGGTTCATGGAGTGCTTTTTTGAATAAAAAAATAGGAGTAAAATTATTGCTTCAAGCGGGAAAAGGATACAGCATAAATACAACCAATTCAACCCGTATATCAATACCGGCCATTTTAACCGAAGCCAAGGTAGCCGTAACCCCAATGCATGGATTTACACGATTTGCTGGCACCATGGAAATCGCTGGGATTAATCAAAAAATAAACAAAACAAGAGTTGATGCCATAGCTGATGCCGCTAAAAAATATTACCCAAAAATCAATTTAACCGCAGAAGAAAAAAAACATGCCACTTGTGGTTTGCGCCCTGTTTCTCCCGATGGTTTGCCCTATATTGGTAAATCATCAAAATGTAAAAATTTAACCATTGCTGCGGGTCATGCGATGATGGGTTGGAGCATGGGTACAGCCACGGGAAAACTGGTTTCTGAAATTATTTCAGAGCGTAAACCGTCATTGGATTTAACCCATTATCACCCAGATAGAACATTTTAA
- a CDS encoding aminopeptidase P N-terminal domain-containing protein, with amino-acid sequence MRYNQISNTLFIKNRTGFCSKMNSNTIAILTSNDVQHNNADDVMGFTQNNDLFYLSGIDQEETILVLYPEAYKKESREILFIKETNEHIKIWDGEKLTKEKATEISGIKRVEWIQDFEMVLQYMAFEADGFYLGHNEHAKRVTKNQQTQQDRMIAWCKEKYPLHEYYRAAKITRDMRQIKSDVEIELIKKAADISVESFKRVLKACKPNIKEYELEAELAHNLIKSGAKRHAFQPIVASGKNACALHYNSNDALCKDGDMILMDFGVCYANYNSDTTRCFPVNGKFSKRQKEVYTSVLHCLKEGSKLLKPGVIPSEYEQQMARLVEAELIKLGLLNANEVLKQDPNKPLYKKYFMHGTAHHIGLDVHDVGLYSRPLEAGMVLTCEPGIYIAEEGIGCRLENDYLITDTGNINLTEAMPIEIEAIEALMNN; translated from the coding sequence ATGCGATACAATCAAATTTCAAATACATTATTCATTAAAAATAGAACAGGGTTTTGTTCTAAAATGAATTCAAATACCATTGCCATTTTAACATCAAATGATGTGCAGCACAATAATGCTGATGATGTGATGGGATTCACCCAAAACAACGATTTGTTTTATCTTTCAGGAATCGATCAAGAGGAAACCATTTTGGTTTTATACCCGGAAGCTTATAAAAAAGAAAGCCGGGAAATTTTATTCATAAAAGAAACCAACGAACATATTAAAATTTGGGATGGCGAAAAATTAACAAAAGAAAAGGCCACAGAAATATCGGGGATTAAGCGCGTAGAATGGATTCAGGATTTCGAAATGGTTTTGCAATACATGGCTTTTGAGGCCGATGGATTTTATTTAGGTCATAACGAACATGCAAAACGTGTAACCAAAAATCAGCAAACACAGCAAGATAGGATGATTGCCTGGTGTAAAGAAAAATATCCTTTGCACGAATATTATCGAGCAGCCAAAATTACAAGGGATATGCGTCAAATTAAATCGGATGTAGAAATAGAATTGATAAAAAAAGCCGCAGATATCAGTGTCGAATCTTTTAAACGTGTTTTAAAAGCCTGCAAACCCAATATTAAAGAATACGAATTGGAAGCCGAATTAGCGCATAACTTAATTAAATCTGGCGCAAAAAGGCATGCTTTTCAGCCCATTGTGGCTTCCGGTAAAAATGCTTGTGCATTGCATTATAACTCCAACGATGCTTTGTGTAAAGACGGCGACATGATTTTAATGGATTTTGGAGTGTGTTACGCCAATTACAATAGTGATACCACACGTTGCTTTCCCGTAAACGGAAAGTTTTCAAAACGACAAAAAGAAGTGTACACCTCGGTTTTACACTGTTTAAAAGAAGGCAGTAAATTGTTGAAACCGGGAGTGATACCGTCTGAATATGAGCAGCAAATGGCACGTTTAGTTGAAGCCGAATTAATCAAATTGGGTCTGCTAAATGCCAATGAAGTTTTAAAGCAAGACCCTAATAAGCCCTTGTATAAAAAGTATTTCATGCACGGAACTGCGCATCACATTGGGTTAGATGTTCACGATGTTGGTTTGTATTCCCGCCCCCTTGAAGCGGGCATGGTGTTAACTTGCGAACCCGGAATTTATATTGCCGAAGAGGGCATTGGGTGCCGTTTGGAAAACGATTATTTAATCACAGACACCGGAAATATTAATTTAACCGAAGCGATGCCTATTGAAATTGAAGCAATTGAGGCATTAATGAATAATTAA
- a CDS encoding M24 family metallopeptidase, producing MMSTKGIGGSTIEAELNAIIPTAHLVKPIDKKEFQARINKACKLMKASDVQAMYLNAGTNLYYFTGMRWNPSERMVGALLFPNGKLHFIAPLFEEGTILDFMTIEGKIHGWEEHESPYELLNQILKENGVQSGTIYVDETTAFLISDGIAQASPDFTFTNANPIISACRMVKSEAEIAIIQQAMDITLEVQKATARILKVGISAQEMVDFIHEAHKRYGIASGSYFCIVLFGKDTSFPHGVKTPKNLEQNEMVLVDTGCMLNGYLSDITRTYVFGEANDAQRRIWNVEKETQQAAFDAAQLGSTCESLDYAARKVLESHNLGPDYKLPGLPHRVGHGIGLDIHEYPYIVRGDKTVLEPGICFSNEPMIVVPDEFGVRHEDHIYMTTDGPKWFTKPMHSIENPFGIS from the coding sequence ATGATGAGTACAAAAGGAATTGGAGGTTCTACTATTGAAGCCGAATTAAATGCCATTATCCCAACGGCACATTTGGTAAAACCTATCGATAAAAAAGAATTTCAAGCGCGAATAAATAAAGCTTGTAAGCTAATGAAGGCGAGCGATGTGCAGGCTATGTATTTAAATGCAGGAACCAATTTGTATTATTTCACGGGTATGCGCTGGAATCCGAGTGAACGAATGGTTGGAGCTTTATTGTTTCCAAATGGAAAGTTGCATTTTATAGCACCGTTATTTGAAGAGGGCACCATTTTGGATTTTATGACTATTGAAGGCAAAATCCATGGCTGGGAAGAACATGAAAGTCCGTACGAATTACTTAATCAGATTCTTAAAGAAAACGGCGTTCAAAGCGGAACAATTTACGTTGATGAAACCACAGCTTTCTTAATATCCGATGGGATAGCACAAGCATCACCCGACTTTACGTTTACCAATGCGAACCCCATTATTTCGGCGTGTAGAATGGTGAAGTCTGAAGCCGAAATAGCCATCATTCAACAAGCTATGGATATTACTTTAGAAGTTCAAAAAGCGACTGCCAGAATTTTAAAAGTTGGTATTAGCGCTCAGGAAATGGTCGATTTTATTCACGAAGCGCATAAGCGCTATGGCATTGCCTCGGGATCTTATTTTTGCATTGTGTTGTTTGGAAAAGACACCTCGTTTCCGCACGGTGTAAAAACACCCAAGAATTTAGAGCAGAACGAGATGGTTTTAGTGGACACGGGATGTATGCTAAACGGTTATTTATCAGATATTACAAGAACCTATGTTTTTGGTGAAGCGAATGATGCGCAACGTCGTATTTGGAATGTCGAAAAAGAAACACAACAAGCGGCGTTTGATGCAGCACAATTGGGCAGTACCTGTGAATCTTTAGATTACGCAGCACGCAAAGTATTAGAATCGCATAACCTTGGGCCAGATTATAAACTACCAGGATTACCCCATCGTGTGGGGCACGGTATAGGTTTGGATATTCACGAATATCCTTATATTGTTAGAGGTGATAAAACTGTTTTAGAACCGGGAATTTGTTTTAGTAATGAACCGATGATTGTTGTGCCAGACGAATTTGGTGTACGTCATGAAGACCATATTTATATGACTACTGACGGTCCAAAATGGTTTACAAAACCCATGCATAGTATTGAAAATCCGTTCGGGATATCGTAA